TTTTTCTGCCTTTTGAAATACCTTCAAATACCTTTTCAGATTGTCCTTTAATTCTTCTGTTTAGTAAATACATAATTTTTAATTTCATCATGGATTTTAACCCCTCTCTGATAAATTGTTATAAAGTAAGATTGTTATTGTATTCACTGGTAATATTTCAATAAAAAGTATAATGTTTTAATGACTTTTATTACTTTATGTTACAATAATATCTTGAAATTATTAATATTCTACATAATTTATGAAAATCCTTTAAAAAATTAAAAAAAGTATACTAAAATGAGATAAATGCCTTGTTGATTTTAACAATATATAAAATTATATAAAATATTTTTATCAAATTTAAAATCGTATTAAATTCAATAAAAATATACTTTCATAAAATTTAAGTATATTTATTACAGTTATAATAAATATACTTAAAAATAATAATAAAGTAATAATATAAAACGCAGAAAATTGATATTTTAATATATGTATATGCTAAATGGTGAATATATTATTGCATTGTAAAAAAATGTATAATTCCATTTTTAACTATATTATTTCAAATAAAATCAATATATAAAAAGTAAAATGGCTATTCATATATGAAAATATAACATATATTGCTATGAAAATGATTTTATTGGGGTAATTTTGAGGAAATTGTATTTGAATTTATTATTTATCCATTAATTTCCTTATAAAATATGAACACAAAAATTCAAAATTATAAAATTATATTTTTATTTCATCATTTAAAGCATTATATAGCAGTTATGATATACTCCCTTAAATTTCTATATATGCATTAAAATTTGCAATTATTAATATAAATATACATAAAATAATAAATTAATAAAATTTCAATATTTCTATTGATAATTTGCATAAAAGTTAGTATTATATAAATAAGTTTTTTAAAAGATGACAGAAAAAATATACTTAAAAAAACTTATAATTTTTTTATTAATTTATTTTTAAGGAGGTATTTTTATGAGTGGAGTGAATGCAGCAGATACTGTATTTGTCATTATCAGTGCAGCTTTAGTAATGATAATGACTCCAGGACTAGCTTTATTTTATGGAGGAATGGTTAGAGGCAAGAATACATTAAATAGTACTCTTCATAGTTATTCAGCCCTAGCAGTAATATCCATACAGTGGATACTTATAGGTTATACACTGTGCTTTGGAAATAATATTGGCGGATTTATAGGTGGTTTTAATTTTGCAGGTTTAAAAGGAGTGGGATTTGCACCTAATGCAGATTATGCAGCTACAATTCCACAACAAGTATTTATGATGTTTCAGCTCATGTTTGCAATAATAACTCCTGCACTTATATCTGGATCTATCGCAGAGAGAATGAAATTTATGCACTGGCTTGCGTTTCTTTTGCTTTGGACAACTTTTGTTTATGATCCTATTGCTCATTGGGTATGGGGAACAGGCGGCTGGCTTAAGAACCTTGGAGCTTTAGACTTTGCAGGTGGTAATGTAGTTCATATAAGTTCAGGTGTATCAGGACTTGTAGCAGCATTAATGCTGGGCAAAAGAAGGAATGTAGGTAAACCTAGCAATCTTCCTTTAACTTGTCTTGGAGCTGCACTTCTCTGGTTTGGCTGGTATGGATTTAATGCGGGAAGTGGTCTTGGTGTAAATAGTGTAGCAGTAAATGCTTTTGTTACTACAAATACCTCCGCAGCAGCTTCAGCTGTAAGTTGGGCTATTTGTGAATATATATATAG
This window of the Clostridium kluyveri DSM 555 genome carries:
- a CDS encoding ammonium transporter — its product is MSGVNAADTVFVIISAALVMIMTPGLALFYGGMVRGKNTLNSTLHSYSALAVISIQWILIGYTLCFGNNIGGFIGGFNFAGLKGVGFAPNADYAATIPQQVFMMFQLMFAIITPALISGSIAERMKFMHWLAFLLLWTTFVYDPIAHWVWGTGGWLKNLGALDFAGGNVVHISSGVSGLVAALMLGKRRNVGKPSNLPLTCLGAALLWFGWYGFNAGSGLGVNSVAVNAFVTTNTSAAASAVSWAICEYIYRKKVTSLGVASGLVAGLVAITPGAGFVSPLASLIIGLIGGAICYTSITFIKSKLGYDDALDAFGCHGVGGIWGGIATGIFAWTAINSAGSNGLIHGNPKLVGIQLIAILATVIYAAVVTFIIIKVINAVSSMRATEKDEQTGLDVTEHGEEAYGGIGV